The following is a genomic window from Acidobacteriota bacterium.
GTGCGCCTGGGGGTGCACCTGAAGATCGACACGGGGATGAACCGGTTCGGGTTCCGCCACGACAATCTGCCGGCGACCCTGCCGGCCGTGCTGCAGGCGCCGCATCTGGCGGTGGAGGCCGTCTATACGCACTTCGCGACCGCGGAAGACCGCGAGCACCCGCTGTTCGAGCACCAGCGCGCGCGCTTCGAGGCGGTCCGCGCGGCGGCGCCCGCACTCGGCCTCGCCGGCGTCTGGTGGCACGCCGCCAACAGCGCCGCGCTGCTGCGGGACCGGCGGACCTGGTACGACGCGGTGCGGCCCGGCCTGCTGCTGTACGGCATCGCGCCGCCGCCGCTGGCGCCCGACCTGCGCCTGCGGCCGGTGATGTCGCTGCGGAGCCGCGTGGTGGCGGTCAAGGGCATGCGTCCGGGCGAGTCGGCCGGCTACGGCGCGCGCTTCGTCGCGGACCGGGCATTGCGGGTGGCGCTGATCCCGGCCGGCTACGCGGACGGTCTCGACCTGCGGCTCGCCGGGCGGGGCGCGCTGCTGGTCGGCGGCGTGCGGGCGCCGGTGGTGGCGGTCTCGATGGACTCGCTGGTCGT
Proteins encoded in this region:
- the alr gene encoding alanine racemase — its product is MVRPTHAVVDLDGLIANFRAIRGLLAGGAGGPPPRIVAVIKANAYGHGAARVALALEGEARGRSVPPPMLACADIEEGVDLRAAGVRAPILVFGALSVSDLDGVFAHGLTPTVSSPAAARALEQAAAARGVRLGVHLKIDTGMNRFGFRHDNLPATLPAVLQAPHLAVEAVYTHFATAEDREHPLFEHQRARFEAVRAAAPALGLAGVWWHAANSAALLRDRRTWYDAVRPGLLLYGIAPPPLAPDLRLRPVMSLRSRVVAVKGMRPGESAGYGARFVADRALRVALIPAGYADGLDLRLAGRGALLVGGVRAPVVAVSMDSLVVDVTAVEAAPGDEVVLLGAQGADAIGAREVAGAIGTVPHEILCRIGARIERTYNP